The following coding sequences lie in one Miscanthus floridulus cultivar M001 chromosome 9, ASM1932011v1, whole genome shotgun sequence genomic window:
- the LOC136481104 gene encoding disease resistance protein RGA2-like, with protein sequence MVFLGLNFSVNTILRLMIEQITKKPSPRFDGTTALQKHLEEVLCRKRFLLVLDDVWYSKDQENLRQLMCPLNAGKAGSKILATSRTSDALLSLGAVTALHAVRCAIPDLDDNVFFKLFMHYALDVVNINEWDKRKFVMIGAEIASKLKRSPLAARIVGGQLCIRPDFNIWRNALDQDLLNDTMGALWWSYQQLNEQIRRCFAYCSIFPRMYELDRDELVNLWVAEGFISTNPGEEMEAVGQSYINELVSTSFLQPVGGGKERYMIHDLLHDLVEKVAGSDCFRVGYGREGEFSPCTRHLFIETCNSAMVTEKIVKLENLRTLIFYTDENDTAIQEKAFEDMFRSLRALRVLCIRLWRTETFSFPVSIGQLKHLRYLSFQRNGQPTRIILPRTFCKLYHMQHLHCATIVFSSCEDIVKLINLRHLSCLGSMDFPNIGRLMSLRTFGSFRVKKEPGYELHQLKYLNMLQGLLGIHGLENVGSREEALEANLSAKERLSHLILGWDSDDGLRTCSAELQADILEGLCPPVYLDTLQLWSYNGSMYPDWVVGARDLLLLECSPLRAIPEQHGFSAHLLQLFIHSCSWHALPYNMKLLTSLQTLEINECMNIRSLPSLPQSLLHFSLSDCDRQFMRSCETVGDPNWEKIQHVCMKKISPRSERTDSLHDSNSSEDDFEELS encoded by the exons ATGGTGTTCCTGGGTCTG AATTTTAGTGTGAATACTATTTTGAGGTTGATGATCGAGCAGATTACAAAGAAACCAAGCCCAAGATTTGATGGCACCACCGCCCTACAAAAACATTTGGAGGAGGTGCTGTGTCGAAAACGGTTCCTGTTAGTATTGGATGATGTCTGGTACAGTAAAGATCAAGAGAATTTACGGCAGTTAATGTGCCCATTGAATGCTGGCAAGGCAGGAAGCAAGATCCTAGCCACTAGTAGGACATCGGATGCATTGCTAAGTTTGGGTGCTGTGACGGCTTTGCATGCTGTGAGATGTGCTATACCTGATTTGGATGATAATGTATTCTTTAAATTGTTCATGCATTATGCATTGGATGTTGTAAACATAAAtgaatgggataaaagaaaatttgtaatgatTGGGGCTGAGATTGCAAGCAAGCTCAAAAGGTCACCTCTAGCAGCCAGAATAGTGGGAGGACAGCTATGTATAAGAccagattttaatatttggagAAATGCTCTGGATCAGGACCTTTTAAATGACACAATGGGAGCTCTATGGTGGAGCTACCAGCAATTAAATGAGCAGATCAGGCGATGCTTCGCTTATTGCAGCATTTTTCCAAGAATGTATGAGCTGGACCGTGATGAGTTAGTCAACTTGTGGGTTGCAGAAGGTTTTATTAGCACCAATCCAGGGGAAGAAATGGAAGCTGTTGGTCAAAGCTACATCAATGAATTAGTGTCAACCTCATTTCTACAACCAGTAGGTGGTGGCAAGGAACGCTATATGATTCATGATTTGCTGCACGATTTAGTAGAGAAGGTAGCAGGAAGTGACTGCTTCAGAGTTGGCTATGGCCGGGAAGGAGAATTTTCTCCATGCACTCGCCATCTTTTCATCGAGACTTGTAATTCAGCAATGGTTACTGAAAAGATTGTCAAACTAGAAAACCTACGCACTCTGATCTTCTATACTGATGAAAACGACACGGCAATCCAGGAAAAAGCCTTTGAGGATATGTTCAGGAGTCTGAGGGCATTGCGGGTACTGTGCATAAGACTCTGGAGAACGGAAACATTCTCATTCCCAGTATCAATTGGACAGTTAAAGCATCTACGCTATCTTTCTTTCCAAAGGAATGGTCAACCAACGAGGATTATTCTGCCTAGAACATTTTGCAAGCTCTACCATATGCAGCATCTGCATTGTGCTACTATAGTATTTTCCTCCTGTGAAGATATAGTTAAGCTCATTAACCTGCGGCACCTGTCATGCTTAGGATCTATGGATTTTCCAAACATAGGCAGGCTGATGTCACTCCGAACTTTTGGTTCCTTCAGGGTAAAGAAGGAACCTGGCTATGAGTTACATCAGCTGAAGTACCTCAACATGCTCCAAGGCTTGCTAGGGATCCATGGCCTTGAAAATGTTGGAAGCAGAGAAGAAGCTCTTGAAGCCAATCTATCTGCCAAGGAACGCCTCTCACATCTAATTCTTGGTTGGGACAGTGATGACGGACTACGGACCTGCAGTGCAGAGCTCCAAGCAGATATACTGGAGGGACTTTGCCCTCCGGTATACCTTGATACACTTCAACTCTGGAGCTACAATGGCTCGATGTACCCAGACTGGGTTGTTGGTGCCCGAGATCTTTTGCTCTTGGAGTGCAGCCCCCTGCGAGCTATTCCTGAACAGCATGGGTTCTCTGCTCATCTTCTTCAACTGTTTATCCACTCCTGCAGTTGGCATGCCTTACCATATAATATGAAGCTCCTCACTTCGCTCCAGACATTGGAGATCAATGAGTGCATGAATATCCGGTCACTTCCAAGTCTGCCCCAGTCCCTTTTGCACTTTTCGCTATCGGACTGTGATCGCCAGTTCATGAGGTCCTGCGAAACGGTTGGAGATCCAAATTGGGAAAAGATCCAGCATGTATGCATGAAAAAGATCTCTCCTAGATCAGAACGAACTGACTCTCTGCATGACAGCAACAGCTCAGAAG ACGACTTCGAGGAACTCTCCTGA